Within Deinococcota bacterium, the genomic segment GCGGCAGGGACGCCTCCCTCAGGTAGGCGAGCGCCCGGCTCAGCTCGCTGAAGCCCGCGAAGGTCGCGGTCGGGACGCCGTGCCGCCGCATGAAGTCCTTGGCGAAGCGCTTGGAGCCCTCGAGCCGCGCCGCCGCCCGCCGCGGGCCAAAGGCGCGCCGGCCCGCCGCCTCGAAACGGTCCACCAGCCCCGCCACGAGCGGCGCTTCCGGCCCGACGACGGTGAGGCCGACCTCCTCCTCCTGGGCAAAACGCAGGGTCGCCTCGGGACTCTCCAGACGCACGCAGCGACCCAAGGCGGCCACGCCGGCGTTGCCGGGCGCGGCGATGATCTCTACGCCGGGCGAGGCGGCCAGCTTCCAGGCGAGCGCGTGCTCCCGGCCGCCCCCCCCGACGATGAGCACCTTCACTCGCCGGACTCTCCAGCAGAGGCCCCGGCCGGGTAGCTCACCTTGCCGAGCAGAAGCTGCTTGATCGCCTCGGGATAGGCCTTGTGCTCCTCGCGCCGAATGCGCGCCTTGAGCGTCTCCACGCTGTCCTTGGGCAGGACCGGCACCCGCCGCTGCAAGATGATGGGGCCCGAGTCCACGCCCTCGTCGACGAAGTGGACGGTGCAGCCCGACACCCTCACCCCGGCGGCGAGCGCCTGTTCCGGCGCGTCCAGCCCCGGAAACTCGGGCAGAAGCGAGGGGTGGATGTTCAAGAGGCGGCCGCGCCAGTGCTCGACAAAGCGCGCCGAGAGCAGACGCATGAAGCCGGCTAAGAGGACGACGTCGATGGTGTGACGCGCGAGGAGCACCTCCACCTCGTTCTCGAAGCGCTCCTGCTCGCCAGAGGCCACGTGATAGGCGTTGATGCCGAGCGCCTTGGCCTTGTCGAGCGCGCCCACGC encodes:
- the purN gene encoding phosphoribosylglycinamide formyltransferase, producing MTSFPLSRPVRLAVFASGKGSNLSAILQAFPASHPLASVALVISNNEGVGALDKAKALGINAYHVASGEQERFENEVEVLLARHTIDVVLLAGFMRLLSARFVEHWRGRLLNIHPSLLPEFPGLDAPEQALAAGVRVSGCTVHFVDEGVDSGPIILQRRVPVLPKDSVETLKARIRREEHKAYPEAIKQLLLGKVSYPAGASAGESGE